A single genomic interval of Juglans regia cultivar Chandler chromosome 1, Walnut 2.0, whole genome shotgun sequence harbors:
- the LOC108992827 gene encoding senescence-associated carboxylesterase 101 isoform X2: MSQSPLFSSGSELGNLAVTSGVLSDSWDVISALYREMNNAPSSDFLVRFKIDKRPNCNIIAFVTWPPCTKEHLQAVGAADFVSSSALKHTLPLFEFLCSKTNPCFSINKLAVECFKSLRGVLPFLRSEISDSKPLIITGHGLGGSVASLFTLWLLSEINLSKTKRPICVTFGSPLIGDEDLKEAILQYSVWNSCFLHVVSAQDPLPRVLTSTHNPPSTESASRTNEYKPFGTFMLCSELGFTCFEDPEFILEFLKATYSEVSPHFLVDYKPVVEQLQLKVICKDTSLLDVSISQPLRAGITVQVLATGLGQQQPRQNIDIKALISKAVRREFTLMIQKTQVFDPSKELNDMKINMAQLEWYKKTSKDSGIGYYDSYKNQSFTSDQDVEKYKKTLTWYWEKLVDEVDKKPQKEGASFRTRWLFGGTNYRRMIEPLEIAAFYRDGHTGYLEGRPKHYKLLDQWLLNDDGRPASNANINSKKKNVEANLTEDSCFWAHVEEARISCKLMLIRNSESSIVDLEGPHKSNLIAFEGYVLGLLRNYAVSPEIFLTKSSFMGWWKEYKEIIAKGIMGTFYSSPLTELMKTRRYSHYATGSLEFPEICMQ, translated from the exons ATGAGCCAATCTCCATT ATTCAGCAGTGGGTCAGAATTAGGAAATTTGGCTGTGACCTCTGGTGTCCTGAGCGATTCATGGGATGTAATTTCTGCACTTTACAGAGAAATGAACAACGCGCCATCCTCGGATTTCCTTGTTAGATTCAAGATTGATAAGCGACCAAACTGTAACATCATTGCTTTTGTTACTTGGCCTCCTTGTACCAAAGAACATCTTCAAGCAGTAGGAGCAGCAGATTTTGTTTCATCGTCAGCTCTCAAACATACCCTTCCACTCTTTGAATTCCTCTGCTCCAAAACCAACCCATGTTTCTCCATTAACAAACTTGCTGTTGAGTGTTTTAAGTCTCTCCGTGGAGTTCTCCCTTTCTTGAGATCTGAG ATTTCGGATTCCAAGCCATTAATTATCACTGGACACGGCCTGGGAGGATCTGTCGCCTCTCTCTTCACCTTATGGCTGCTATCAGAAATCAATTTATCAAAAACCAAACGCCCAATTTGCGTCACTTTTGGTTCACCCCTTATTGGTGATGAAGACCTGAAAGAAGCTATACTACAATACTCAGTATGGAACTCTTGCTTTCTGCATGTAGTTTCTGCCCAAGATCCACTCCCCAGAGTCTTAACTTCAACCCACAATCCTCCTTCCACTGAATCAGCTTCCCGAACTAATGAATACAAGCCTTTTGGCACATTTATGTTGTGTTCGGAActgggttttacttgttttgAGGACCCCGAGTtcattttagagtttttgaagGCAACCTACTCAGAGGTCTCGCCGCATTTCCTTGTTGACTATAAGCCAGTTGTCGAACAGCTCCAGCTTAAGGTAATTTGCAAGGACACAAGCTTGTTGGATGTATCTATTTCGCAACCATTACGGGCAGGCATTACTGTGCAAGTATTAGCAACCGGACTCGGACAG CAGCAACCACGGCAGAATATCGACATCAAAGCTCTGATTTCAAAGGCAGTAAGACGGGAATTCACATTGATGATACAGAAGACACAGGTTTTTGATCCGTCCAAGGAGCTGAATgacatgaaaataaacatggCCCAGCTGGAATGGTATAAGAAGACTTCAAAAGATAGTGGAATTGGATATTATGACAGCTATAAGAATCAAAGCTTCACAAGTGATCAAGATGTTGAGAAGTATAAGAAAACCCTCACGTGGTACTGGGAGAAATTAGTTGATGAAGTAGACAAAAAGCCCCAGAAGGAAGGCGCCTCCTTTCGTACCCGCTGGCTCTTTGGAGGAACCAACTACCGAAGGATGATAGAACCTCTGGAAATTGCTGCATTCTACAGAGATGGCCACACGGGCTACTTAGAAGGAAGGCCCAAACATTACAAACTATTGGACCAATGGCTGCTGAATGACGATGGGAGACCTGCAAGCAATGCAAATATTAATTCCAAGAAGAAAAACGTGGAGGCTAATCTGACCGAGGATTCTTGCTTCTGGGCACACGTCGAGGAGGCTCGCATTTCATGCAAATTAATGCTGATCCGTAACAGCGAGTCGAGCATCGTGGACTTGGAGGGACCACATAAATCCAACCTGATTGCATTTGAAGGCTATGTATTGGGGTTGCTCAGGAATTATGCAGTATCGCCTGAGATTTTCTTAACAAAGAGCAGCTTCATGGGATGGTGGAAAGAGTACAAGGAAATTATAGCTAAAGGTATTATGGGAACTTTTTACAGTTCGCCACTCACCGAGTTAATGAAAACCCGCCGGTACAGCCATTATGCTACTGGCTCTCTGGAGTTCCCTGAAATTTGTATGCAATAA
- the LOC108992827 gene encoding senescence-associated carboxylesterase 101 isoform X1 yields MSQSPLFSSGSELGNLAVTSGVLSDSWDVISALYREMNNAPSSDFLVRFKIDKRPNCNIIAFVTWPPCTKEHLQAVGAADFVSSSALKHTLPLFEFLCSKTNPCFSINKLAVECFKSLRGVLPFLRSEISDSKPLIITGHGLGGSVASLFTLWLLSEINLSKTKRPICVTFGSPLIGDEDLKEAILQYSVWNSCFLHVVSAQDPLPRVLTSTHNPPSTESASRTNEYKPFGTFMLCSELGFTCFEDPEFILEFLKATYSEVSPHFLVDYKPVVEQLQLKVICKDTSLLDVSISQPLRAGITVQVLATGLGQPLQQQPRQNIDIKALISKAVRREFTLMIQKTQVFDPSKELNDMKINMAQLEWYKKTSKDSGIGYYDSYKNQSFTSDQDVEKYKKTLTWYWEKLVDEVDKKPQKEGASFRTRWLFGGTNYRRMIEPLEIAAFYRDGHTGYLEGRPKHYKLLDQWLLNDDGRPASNANINSKKKNVEANLTEDSCFWAHVEEARISCKLMLIRNSESSIVDLEGPHKSNLIAFEGYVLGLLRNYAVSPEIFLTKSSFMGWWKEYKEIIAKGIMGTFYSSPLTELMKTRRYSHYATGSLEFPEICMQ; encoded by the exons ATGAGCCAATCTCCATT ATTCAGCAGTGGGTCAGAATTAGGAAATTTGGCTGTGACCTCTGGTGTCCTGAGCGATTCATGGGATGTAATTTCTGCACTTTACAGAGAAATGAACAACGCGCCATCCTCGGATTTCCTTGTTAGATTCAAGATTGATAAGCGACCAAACTGTAACATCATTGCTTTTGTTACTTGGCCTCCTTGTACCAAAGAACATCTTCAAGCAGTAGGAGCAGCAGATTTTGTTTCATCGTCAGCTCTCAAACATACCCTTCCACTCTTTGAATTCCTCTGCTCCAAAACCAACCCATGTTTCTCCATTAACAAACTTGCTGTTGAGTGTTTTAAGTCTCTCCGTGGAGTTCTCCCTTTCTTGAGATCTGAG ATTTCGGATTCCAAGCCATTAATTATCACTGGACACGGCCTGGGAGGATCTGTCGCCTCTCTCTTCACCTTATGGCTGCTATCAGAAATCAATTTATCAAAAACCAAACGCCCAATTTGCGTCACTTTTGGTTCACCCCTTATTGGTGATGAAGACCTGAAAGAAGCTATACTACAATACTCAGTATGGAACTCTTGCTTTCTGCATGTAGTTTCTGCCCAAGATCCACTCCCCAGAGTCTTAACTTCAACCCACAATCCTCCTTCCACTGAATCAGCTTCCCGAACTAATGAATACAAGCCTTTTGGCACATTTATGTTGTGTTCGGAActgggttttacttgttttgAGGACCCCGAGTtcattttagagtttttgaagGCAACCTACTCAGAGGTCTCGCCGCATTTCCTTGTTGACTATAAGCCAGTTGTCGAACAGCTCCAGCTTAAGGTAATTTGCAAGGACACAAGCTTGTTGGATGTATCTATTTCGCAACCATTACGGGCAGGCATTACTGTGCAAGTATTAGCAACCGGACTCGGACAG CCGTTGCAGCAGCAACCACGGCAGAATATCGACATCAAAGCTCTGATTTCAAAGGCAGTAAGACGGGAATTCACATTGATGATACAGAAGACACAGGTTTTTGATCCGTCCAAGGAGCTGAATgacatgaaaataaacatggCCCAGCTGGAATGGTATAAGAAGACTTCAAAAGATAGTGGAATTGGATATTATGACAGCTATAAGAATCAAAGCTTCACAAGTGATCAAGATGTTGAGAAGTATAAGAAAACCCTCACGTGGTACTGGGAGAAATTAGTTGATGAAGTAGACAAAAAGCCCCAGAAGGAAGGCGCCTCCTTTCGTACCCGCTGGCTCTTTGGAGGAACCAACTACCGAAGGATGATAGAACCTCTGGAAATTGCTGCATTCTACAGAGATGGCCACACGGGCTACTTAGAAGGAAGGCCCAAACATTACAAACTATTGGACCAATGGCTGCTGAATGACGATGGGAGACCTGCAAGCAATGCAAATATTAATTCCAAGAAGAAAAACGTGGAGGCTAATCTGACCGAGGATTCTTGCTTCTGGGCACACGTCGAGGAGGCTCGCATTTCATGCAAATTAATGCTGATCCGTAACAGCGAGTCGAGCATCGTGGACTTGGAGGGACCACATAAATCCAACCTGATTGCATTTGAAGGCTATGTATTGGGGTTGCTCAGGAATTATGCAGTATCGCCTGAGATTTTCTTAACAAAGAGCAGCTTCATGGGATGGTGGAAAGAGTACAAGGAAATTATAGCTAAAGGTATTATGGGAACTTTTTACAGTTCGCCACTCACCGAGTTAATGAAAACCCGCCGGTACAGCCATTATGCTACTGGCTCTCTGGAGTTCCCTGAAATTTGTATGCAATAA
- the LOC108992827 gene encoding senescence-associated carboxylesterase 101 isoform X3, with translation MSQSPLFSSGSELGNLAVTSGVLSDSWDVISALYREMNNAPSSDFLVRFKIDKRPNCNIIAFVTWPPCTKEHLQAVGAADFVSSSALKHTLPLFEFLCSKTNPCFSINKLAVECFKSLRGVLPFLRSEISDSKPLIITGHGLGGSVASLFTLWLLSEINLSKTKRPICVTFGSPLIGDEDLKEAILQYSVWNSCFLHVVSAQDPLPRVLTSTHNPPSTESASRTNEYKPFGTFMLCSELGFTCFEDPEFILEFLKATYSEVSPHFLVDYKPVVEQLQLKVICKDTSLLDVSISQPLRAGITVQVLATGLGQQPRQNIDIKALISKAVRREFTLMIQKTQVFDPSKELNDMKINMAQLEWYKKTSKDSGIGYYDSYKNQSFTSDQDVEKYKKTLTWYWEKLVDEVDKKPQKEGASFRTRWLFGGTNYRRMIEPLEIAAFYRDGHTGYLEGRPKHYKLLDQWLLNDDGRPASNANINSKKKNVEANLTEDSCFWAHVEEARISCKLMLIRNSESSIVDLEGPHKSNLIAFEGYVLGLLRNYAVSPEIFLTKSSFMGWWKEYKEIIAKGIMGTFYSSPLTELMKTRRYSHYATGSLEFPEICMQ, from the exons ATGAGCCAATCTCCATT ATTCAGCAGTGGGTCAGAATTAGGAAATTTGGCTGTGACCTCTGGTGTCCTGAGCGATTCATGGGATGTAATTTCTGCACTTTACAGAGAAATGAACAACGCGCCATCCTCGGATTTCCTTGTTAGATTCAAGATTGATAAGCGACCAAACTGTAACATCATTGCTTTTGTTACTTGGCCTCCTTGTACCAAAGAACATCTTCAAGCAGTAGGAGCAGCAGATTTTGTTTCATCGTCAGCTCTCAAACATACCCTTCCACTCTTTGAATTCCTCTGCTCCAAAACCAACCCATGTTTCTCCATTAACAAACTTGCTGTTGAGTGTTTTAAGTCTCTCCGTGGAGTTCTCCCTTTCTTGAGATCTGAG ATTTCGGATTCCAAGCCATTAATTATCACTGGACACGGCCTGGGAGGATCTGTCGCCTCTCTCTTCACCTTATGGCTGCTATCAGAAATCAATTTATCAAAAACCAAACGCCCAATTTGCGTCACTTTTGGTTCACCCCTTATTGGTGATGAAGACCTGAAAGAAGCTATACTACAATACTCAGTATGGAACTCTTGCTTTCTGCATGTAGTTTCTGCCCAAGATCCACTCCCCAGAGTCTTAACTTCAACCCACAATCCTCCTTCCACTGAATCAGCTTCCCGAACTAATGAATACAAGCCTTTTGGCACATTTATGTTGTGTTCGGAActgggttttacttgttttgAGGACCCCGAGTtcattttagagtttttgaagGCAACCTACTCAGAGGTCTCGCCGCATTTCCTTGTTGACTATAAGCCAGTTGTCGAACAGCTCCAGCTTAAGGTAATTTGCAAGGACACAAGCTTGTTGGATGTATCTATTTCGCAACCATTACGGGCAGGCATTACTGTGCAAGTATTAGCAACCGGACTCGGACAG CAACCACGGCAGAATATCGACATCAAAGCTCTGATTTCAAAGGCAGTAAGACGGGAATTCACATTGATGATACAGAAGACACAGGTTTTTGATCCGTCCAAGGAGCTGAATgacatgaaaataaacatggCCCAGCTGGAATGGTATAAGAAGACTTCAAAAGATAGTGGAATTGGATATTATGACAGCTATAAGAATCAAAGCTTCACAAGTGATCAAGATGTTGAGAAGTATAAGAAAACCCTCACGTGGTACTGGGAGAAATTAGTTGATGAAGTAGACAAAAAGCCCCAGAAGGAAGGCGCCTCCTTTCGTACCCGCTGGCTCTTTGGAGGAACCAACTACCGAAGGATGATAGAACCTCTGGAAATTGCTGCATTCTACAGAGATGGCCACACGGGCTACTTAGAAGGAAGGCCCAAACATTACAAACTATTGGACCAATGGCTGCTGAATGACGATGGGAGACCTGCAAGCAATGCAAATATTAATTCCAAGAAGAAAAACGTGGAGGCTAATCTGACCGAGGATTCTTGCTTCTGGGCACACGTCGAGGAGGCTCGCATTTCATGCAAATTAATGCTGATCCGTAACAGCGAGTCGAGCATCGTGGACTTGGAGGGACCACATAAATCCAACCTGATTGCATTTGAAGGCTATGTATTGGGGTTGCTCAGGAATTATGCAGTATCGCCTGAGATTTTCTTAACAAAGAGCAGCTTCATGGGATGGTGGAAAGAGTACAAGGAAATTATAGCTAAAGGTATTATGGGAACTTTTTACAGTTCGCCACTCACCGAGTTAATGAAAACCCGCCGGTACAGCCATTATGCTACTGGCTCTCTGGAGTTCCCTGAAATTTGTATGCAATAA